One Urocitellus parryii isolate mUroPar1 chromosome 9, mUroPar1.hap1, whole genome shotgun sequence DNA segment encodes these proteins:
- the LOC113178407 gene encoding complement factor H-related protein 1-like: MVPLKNPTYSPRLSDGPPHHLLHLPVPLLLGAPQLVLSSLLALAPLLCLGRPPASKAQYISCVNLPKVENANIISKQMLKYPSGERVRYECIKPFEIFGEVEVMCLNGIWTEPPQCKHSTGKCGPPPPIDNGDLTSFPLAVYPTGSSVEYQCQSLYQLEGSKTVICRNGKWSNPPKCLHKYFNACVISEEIMERYHITCRWKGQQKLYASSGDIVDFVCKYGYSASTRPQSFLTRCIDGHLEYTVCT, encoded by the exons ATGGTCCCTCTCAAGAACCCCACCTACTCCCCTAGGCTCTCAGATGGTCCGCCACATCACCTTCTCCACCTGCCTGTCCCACTGCTGCTTGGAGCCCCACAGCTTGTCCTCAGCTCCTTACTGGCCCTAGCCCCGCTTCTCTGCTTAGGGCGGCCTCCAGCTTCAAAGGCCCAAT aTATTTCCTGTGTGAATCTACCTAAAGTGGAAAATGCTAATATAATATCAAAACAGATGCTTAAGTATCCATCTGGTGAGAGAGTACGTTATGAATGTATCAAACCTTTTGAAATATTTGGGGAAGTAGAAGTGATGTGTCTAAATGGAATTTGGACAGAGCCACCTCAGTGCAAAC ATTCCACAGGAAAATGTGGGCCTCCTCCACCTATTGACAATGGAGACCTCACTTCATTCCCATTAGCAGTATATCCTACGGGATCATCAGTTGAATATCAGTGCCAATCCTTATATCAACTTGAAGGTAGCAAGACAGTAATATGTAGAAATGGAAAGTGGTCAAACCCACCAAAATGTTTACATAAGTACTTCA atGCATGTGTAATATCAGAAGAAATCATGGAAAGATACCACATAACCTGCAGGTGGAAAGGACAGCAAAAGCTTTATGCTTCATCAGGGGACATAGTTGATTTTGTGTGTAAATATGGATATTCTGCATCAACGCGACCTCAATCATTTCTTACAAGGTGTATTGATGGTCACCTGGAATATACCGTTTGTACATAA